One stretch of Streptomyces sp. NBC_01363 DNA includes these proteins:
- a CDS encoding helix-turn-helix domain-containing protein, protein MSGAGARVGVGTRFRYDGETVEVVQMAATTAGNEVVLKDGRGRLLRLSLAELLFSDRAAIIPDEPGPSAEDDVEIASVALGQLGTAERAKLLERSEHVREVITGFRSGSSELAREDEPRQEYNPELSREARYAAKAAELGVSLRTVKQWVADFRSHGEAGLAPKKGLVRRSQVKADERWVETALEVMVEHTGESKPSRTMEIERTRARVIARFGADVVKLPSRATAFRLLEDLERQHPLFRLSTKRNRDIADRPDGVYGKLRPTRPGEYLVMDSTRLDVFAFDPVTLRWLQAELSVGMDWYTRCITGVRITPVSTKAVDISAVLYQSFRPRPAGRDWPRHAVWPEHGIPRTVLVDVEAAEGPGFASPPLVPETLVVDHGKVYVSEHLTSVCRRLGVSVQPARLRTGRDKGPVERYFRTLREGLLQALPGYKGPDIHSRGESPEDDAFFFLDELEEIVREWTATVYHCRPHAGLVDPGVPGLRLSPAAMFEHGMARAGYIEVPRDRDLAFEFLRTEWRTIQHYGVEIGRRRYNGPALNPYRNAKSPHRGPAEGSWPFQVDPDDITRIYFRDPADRRWHPLVWEHAPSADMPLSEDALAFARKLAAAKYRYPDDRLAVADLLERWNLGLGTSIVERRMVLRLSREQAGIELPGTEGETEPVISLPSVRKALGQEEGRSETAEVEPEPEAESGDDDDADLEDLADEDDFYADALEDV, encoded by the coding sequence ATGAGCGGTGCTGGAGCAAGGGTCGGGGTCGGTACGCGGTTCCGCTACGACGGAGAGACCGTCGAGGTGGTGCAGATGGCTGCGACCACGGCAGGCAATGAAGTAGTCCTGAAGGACGGCCGGGGGCGGCTGCTGCGACTGTCACTCGCGGAGCTGCTGTTCTCCGACCGGGCGGCCATCATTCCTGATGAGCCGGGGCCGTCGGCCGAAGACGACGTAGAGATCGCGTCCGTGGCGCTGGGGCAGCTGGGGACGGCGGAGCGGGCGAAGCTCCTGGAGCGGTCCGAGCACGTGCGAGAGGTCATCACAGGCTTCCGGTCGGGTAGTTCGGAGCTGGCGCGGGAGGACGAGCCCCGCCAGGAGTACAACCCGGAGCTGTCCCGGGAAGCCCGGTACGCGGCGAAGGCGGCCGAACTGGGGGTGTCTCTTCGTACGGTGAAGCAGTGGGTCGCTGACTTCCGCAGTCATGGCGAGGCCGGTCTGGCACCGAAGAAGGGACTGGTCCGCAGGTCGCAGGTGAAGGCGGACGAGCGGTGGGTGGAAACCGCGTTGGAGGTGATGGTCGAGCACACCGGGGAGTCGAAACCGTCGCGGACGATGGAGATCGAGCGGACTCGGGCCCGGGTGATCGCACGGTTCGGGGCGGATGTGGTGAAGCTGCCGAGCCGTGCGACGGCGTTTCGGCTGCTTGAGGATCTGGAGCGGCAGCATCCGCTTTTCCGGCTGAGCACGAAGCGGAACCGGGACATCGCGGATCGTCCGGACGGGGTCTACGGGAAGCTGCGGCCGACACGGCCGGGCGAGTACCTGGTGATGGACTCCACGCGGCTGGATGTGTTCGCCTTCGATCCGGTCACACTGCGGTGGCTGCAAGCCGAGCTTTCGGTCGGTATGGACTGGTACACCCGCTGCATCACCGGGGTTCGGATCACGCCGGTCTCCACGAAGGCGGTCGACATCAGTGCGGTGCTCTATCAGTCGTTCCGTCCCCGTCCGGCGGGGCGTGACTGGCCGCGGCATGCGGTCTGGCCCGAGCACGGCATTCCGCGAACGGTCCTGGTGGACGTCGAGGCGGCTGAGGGCCCGGGTTTCGCCTCGCCGCCACTGGTGCCGGAGACGTTGGTGGTCGATCACGGCAAGGTGTACGTCTCGGAGCATCTGACCAGTGTCTGCCGCCGGTTGGGGGTGTCGGTGCAGCCTGCGAGGCTGCGGACGGGCCGGGACAAGGGTCCCGTGGAGCGGTACTTCCGGACCCTGCGGGAGGGGCTTCTGCAGGCCCTGCCGGGCTACAAGGGACCGGACATCCACTCGCGGGGCGAGAGCCCGGAGGACGACGCGTTCTTCTTCCTCGACGAGCTGGAGGAGATCGTCCGGGAGTGGACCGCGACGGTGTATCACTGCCGGCCGCATGCGGGGCTGGTCGATCCCGGTGTGCCGGGATTGCGGCTGTCACCTGCCGCGATGTTCGAGCACGGCATGGCCAGGGCCGGTTACATCGAGGTGCCCCGGGATCGTGACCTGGCCTTTGAGTTCCTGCGGACCGAGTGGCGCACGATCCAGCACTACGGTGTCGAGATCGGCCGCCGCCGCTACAACGGGCCCGCGCTCAATCCGTACCGCAATGCCAAGAGCCCTCACCGGGGCCCGGCCGAGGGCAGTTGGCCCTTCCAGGTGGACCCCGATGACATCACCCGGATCTACTTCCGTGATCCGGCCGATCGCCGCTGGCATCCGCTGGTCTGGGAGCACGCGCCGTCGGCCGATATGCCGCTGAGCGAGGACGCGCTGGCGTTCGCCCGGAAGCTGGCGGCGGCAAAGTACCGCTATCCCGATGACCGGCTGGCCGTCGCTGATCTGCTGGAGCGCTGGAACCTCGGCCTGGGGACCTCGATCGTCGAGCGGCGGATGGTGTTGCGGCTGTCGCGGGAGCAGGCCGGAATCGAGCTGCCGGGGACCGAGGGCGAGACGGAACCGGTCATTTCGCTGCCCTCCGTACGCAAGGCGTTGGGGCAGGAGGAGGGCCGGTCGGAGACAGCCGAAGTGGAGCCGGAGCCGGAGGCCGAGTCAGGAGATGACGACGACGCTGATCTGGAAGACCTCGCCGACGAGGACGACTTCTACGCCGATGCCTTGGAGGATGTGTGA
- a CDS encoding TnsA-like heteromeric transposase endonuclease subunit: MVEDRPWSEVSVELLASAVPWRTFRWFKGQRHYSGIYWSATTSDHVIYESRLELARLLFADFDPSVRHIVAQPFLLKAALEGKVRKHIPDYLLITGQGPVVVDVKPLRRVSKPEVAFTFDWTRRAVESRGWQYEVWSEPPPAELENIRFLAGYRRSWLFGTDLLDELRGADLDGVPLGQITSRVPGYAEPQVRAAVHHLLWTRELLVDLDRPLDPSRVCRRSA, encoded by the coding sequence GTGGTGGAGGACCGGCCCTGGAGCGAGGTGTCCGTCGAGCTCTTGGCGTCGGCGGTGCCATGGCGAACGTTTCGCTGGTTCAAGGGGCAGCGGCACTACTCGGGTATCTACTGGTCGGCGACGACGAGCGACCACGTGATCTACGAGTCGCGGCTGGAGTTGGCGCGCCTGCTCTTCGCCGATTTCGATCCTTCCGTACGCCACATCGTGGCCCAGCCGTTCCTGCTGAAGGCGGCACTGGAAGGGAAGGTTCGCAAGCACATCCCGGACTACTTGCTGATCACCGGGCAAGGGCCCGTGGTGGTGGATGTCAAACCGCTGCGCCGGGTGTCCAAGCCTGAAGTGGCCTTCACCTTCGACTGGACCCGCAGGGCGGTGGAGTCGCGCGGCTGGCAGTACGAGGTTTGGAGCGAGCCGCCACCGGCGGAGTTGGAGAACATCCGCTTTCTGGCCGGCTATCGCAGGTCCTGGCTGTTCGGCACCGATCTCCTGGACGAGCTGCGTGGTGCCGATCTCGATGGTGTTCCGTTGGGGCAGATCACGAGCCGGGTTCCGGGATACGCCGAGCCGCAAGTGCGGGCCGCGGTGCACCATTTGCTCTGGACCCGTGAGCTCCTCGTGGATCTCGATCGCCCGCTCGATCCGTCCCGAGTGTGTCGGAGGTCGGCATGA
- a CDS encoding OmpA family protein — MTYNRIRPKPFGAAGLSVAAALVVASITLFGATPAFADDGPSVPPGTEATSVPPVTLDPKDPDLKMPEGGTLAPAKVLDIVQVIEDEGGEERREDTNANIKFALQAEVLFGKDSAKLSSAANSRIAAIAAEIKKQNATKVRVFGFTDNLGSSAHGDVLSKQRANAVQAVLVKDVGSTVTFEIRGYGEQYPIADNSTEEGRKKNRRVEVSFPRGTSS, encoded by the coding sequence ATGACCTACAACCGGATCCGGCCGAAGCCGTTCGGCGCTGCCGGCCTCTCTGTTGCGGCAGCCTTGGTCGTTGCGAGCATCACCTTGTTCGGGGCGACCCCGGCGTTCGCCGACGACGGTCCGAGTGTGCCCCCGGGCACCGAAGCGACGTCGGTGCCCCCGGTCACGCTGGACCCCAAAGACCCCGACCTGAAGATGCCCGAGGGTGGCACGCTCGCGCCGGCCAAGGTGCTCGACATCGTCCAGGTGATCGAGGACGAGGGCGGCGAGGAGCGTCGCGAGGACACCAACGCGAACATCAAGTTCGCGCTCCAGGCCGAAGTGCTCTTCGGCAAGGACAGCGCGAAACTGAGTTCTGCGGCTAACTCCCGTATCGCTGCCATTGCCGCCGAGATCAAGAAGCAGAACGCCACCAAGGTGCGCGTCTTCGGCTTCACCGACAACCTCGGTTCGTCGGCCCACGGCGACGTGCTGTCCAAGCAGCGCGCCAACGCCGTGCAGGCGGTGCTGGTCAAGGACGTCGGATCGACCGTCACCTTCGAGATCCGCGGCTACGGCGAGCAGTACCCGATCGCCGACAACAGCACGGAAGAAGGCCGCAAGAAGAACCGCCGCGTGGAGGTTTCCTTCCCGCGCGGCACGTCTTCCTGA